A single region of the Aquarana catesbeiana isolate 2022-GZ linkage group LG07, ASM4218655v1, whole genome shotgun sequence genome encodes:
- the LOC141102763 gene encoding cullin-associated NEDD8-dissociated protein 1-like isoform X2, protein MLSDKEQLRDICSIGLKTVISVLPAASSGSTLAANVCRKITGQLTGAIGKRDDAAVQLEALDILSDMLGRLGGALYTFHPSILTCLLSQLTSPRLAVRKRAVLALGHLVQTCNGNLFTELVEHLVGEMKKNESTSTTRTYIQCVAAVSWQAGHRLGPHLDRIVPLVVGFCKVEDDELQEQCFQAMESFIKRCPKEISSYVPTITDLCLKYIAYDPNYNYDSEEEEDAMETESDDEQESEEEYSDDDDMSWKVRRSATKCLEALITARPDLLSQFYKTAAPAIILRFKEREENVKSDIFSAYIALLRQSRASQSWRQNVEATSKGDTPLSALQKQVPSVMKSLHKLLKDKSTKSRQGCFAVFTELTAALPGCLSQHIPALVPGLVFSLMDKSSSSNMRLDTLAFLNVILNSHPPECFQPHLPALLPPVVTCISDPFYKITSEALLVAQQLVRVIRPLEQAKSSQPSPYTKELFAATLKRLQATDIDQEVKERALSCMGHLISHLGDQLGSDLPPTLQLILERLRNEITRLTAVKVLTLIAGSPLRIDLRPLLKDTLPILASFLRKNQRALRLLTLSALEVLVRNYSDCLKPAMLDPVVAELPSLLAESDMHIAQVTVDFLTTLVSAHPASLSKLNTQTLPQLFQLVHSPLLQGGALTSILSLIRALVASHTPHLGYGDLLKQLTGPVTSSGSTLHKQAFTSVAKCVASLASACPKESNSSISQFIQDAKSPRAGDHVKVLAFLTLAEIGHERNLGSQQKELKSVILEAFASPSEEVKSAASYALGNACVGSPADFLPFLLNEIGGHPRRQYLLLHSLKEALTSLPSEELRPYQEDVWKLLLEHCEATEEGTRNVVAECLGKLILVNPSQLLPNLCKQLKSGSAHTRSTVITAIKFTISDQPAPIDSLLKNCIGDFLKPLQDSDPNVRRVALVMFNSAAHNKPSLVRKLLNSVLPPLYNETKLRKELIREVEMGPFKHTVDDGLDVRKAAFECMYTLLESCLDQLDIYEYLNHVEDGLKDHYDIRMLTFIILTRLSSLCPSAVLQRLDQLIEPLRATCTTKVKAGSVKQEFEKQDELKRSALRTISALLTIQEVQNSQTMAEFLSQIRANPELASLFESIQKDSTSMCSTEIMDLS, encoded by the exons ATGCTATCGGATAAGGAGCAACTCAGAGATATCTGCAGCATCGGCCTGAAGACTGTAATATCCGTACTTCCCGCCGCCAGCTCAG GCTCAACTTTGGCTGCCAACGTGTGTCGCAAGATCACGGGTCAGCTGACCGGAGCTATCGGTAAACGGGATGACGCCGCTGTGCAGCTGGAGGCTCTTGACATCCTGTCGGACATGTTGGGAAG ATTAGGAGGTGCCCTCTACACCTTCCACCCTTCCATCCTCACCTGCCTACTCAGCCAGCTCACCAGTCCGCGGCTCGCTGTGAGGAAGAGAGCGGTGCTGGCGCTTGGGCACCTGGTACAGACCTGCAATGGGAACCTCTTCACTGAACTTGTAGAGCACCTTGTGGGTGAAATGAAGAAGAACGAGTCTACGTCAACCACCAGAACGTACATTCAGTGCGTGGCAGCTGTCAGTTGGCAAGCAGGACACAGATTAG GTCCACACTTGGACAGAATAGTGCCCCTAGTGGTTGGCTTCTGCAAGGTGGAAGATGACGAGCTGCAGGAGCAGTGCTTCCAGGCCATGGAGTCCTTTATAAAACGCTGCCCAAAGGAGATCTCGTCTTACGTCCCCACCATCACCGATTTGTGCCTGAAGTACATCGCCTACGACCCAAACTACAATTATGACAGCGAGGAGGAAGAGGACGCGATGGAGACAGAGAGTGACGATGAGCAAG AGAGCGAGGAGGAGTACAGCGATGACGATGACATGAGCTGGAAGGTGAGGCGCTCTGCAACAAAGTGTCTGGAGGCTCTGATCACCGCTCGGCCCGATCTGCTGTCTCAGTTCTACAAGACAGCTGCTCCTGCCATTATCCTGCGCTTCAAGGAGAGGGAGGAGAACGTCAAGTCAGACATTTTCTCTGCCTACATCGCCCTGCTGAGACAGTCACGGGCTTCTCAGAGCTGGAGGCAGAATGTGGAGGCCACTAGCAAGGGGGACACCCCTCTCAGTGCTCTGCAGAAACAG GTTCCATCCGTAATGAAATCCCTCCACAAACTCCTAAAAGACAAGAGCACCAAATCCCGTCAAGGCTGTTTTGCGGTCTTCACAGAACTGACTGCTGCACTCCCTGGTTGCCTCTCCCAGCACATCCCAGCTCTTGTCCCAG GACTTGTTTTCTCACTGATGGATAAATCTAGCAGCTCCAACATGCGCCTGGACACTTTGGCCTTCTTGAACGTGATCCTCAACAGCCATCCTCCTGAATGCTTCCAGCCACACCTCCCAGCTCTCTTGCCCCCAGTAGTCACATGTATATCAGACCCTTTCTACAAAATCACCTCTGAGGCTTTGCTGGTGGCACAGCAGCTGGTGAGAGTGATCCGGCCTCTGGAACAAGCTAAGAGCTCTCAGCCTTCACCCTACACAAAAGAACTTTTTGCTGCCACTCTGAAAAGGCTGCAGGCCACAGACATAGaccaggaggtgaaggagagggctTTGTCTTGCATGGGGCATCTCATCAGCCATCTTGGTGACCAACTTGGCAGCGACCTTCCGCCTACTCTTCAGCTCATCCTAGAACGTCTCCGCAATGAGATTACACGGCTTACTGCGGTGAAAGTTCTCACTCTAATAGCAGGCTCTCCACTCAGGATTGACTTGCGGCCTCTGCTGAAGGACACCCTACCCATCCTGGCTTCTTTTCTGCGGAAGAATCAGCGAGCTCTGAGGCTCCTTACTCTTTCTGCTCTTGAAGTGCTAGTTAGGAATTACAGTGACTGCCTAAAACCCGCCATGTTGGATCCAGTAGTGGCAGAGCTTCCATCACTACTTGCCGAATCAGATATGCACATAGCTCAGGTGACTGTTGACTTTTTAACCACCTTGGTGTCGGCTCATCCCGCCTCTCTTTCCAAGCTTAACACTCAAACCCTTCCCCAACTTTTTCAACTTGTGCACTCCCCTCTGCTCCAAGGAGGAGCCCTTACCTCCATTTTATCTTTAATAAGAGCACTGGTTGCCAGTCACACTCCCCATCTTGGTTATGGTGATCTCCTCAAGCAACTGACAGGACCAGTAACCTCTTCGGGCTCTACACTTCACAAACAGGCCTTCACCTCTGTGGCTAAGTGTGTGGCGTCCTTAGCCAGCGCTTGTCCCAAAGAGTCCAATTCATCCATCAGCCAGTTCATACAAGATGCCAAGAGCCCTCGTGCTGGTGACCATGTGAAAGTGTTGGCCTTCTTGACCCTGGCAGAGATTGGACATGAGAGGAACCTTGGAAGCCAGCAGAAAGAGTTGAAAAGTGTGATCCTAGAGGCCTTTGCATCCCCCAGTGAAGAGGTGAAGTCTGCAGCTTCATATGCTCTAGGGAATGCTTGTGTTGGAAGTCCAGCAGATTTCCTGCCCTTCTTGTTAAATGAGATTGGAGGACACCCGAGGAGGCAGTATCTTCTGCTACACTCACTCAAGGAAGCCCTGACATCCCTACCCAGTGAGGAACTAAGGCCGTACCAGGAGGATGTATGGAAACTCTTGCTTGAGCACTGTGAAGCCACAGAGGAAGGCACCAGGAATGTGGTGGCGGAATGTCTTGGAAAACTGATACTAGTGAATCCATCACAGCTTCTACCAAACCTATGTAAACAGCTAAAATCAG GTTCCGCTCATACTCGAAGTACTGTCATTACAGCCATCAAGTTCACCATATCGGACCAGCCAGCTCCCATTGACAGCTTGCTGAAGAATTGTATAG GAGACTTCCTAAAACCCCTGCAGGACTCGGACCCCAACGTGCGACGTGTGGCTCTGGTCATGTTTAATTCTGCAGCGCACAATAAGCCATCTCTGGTCAGGAAGTTGCTGAATAGTGTCCTCCCTCCTCTGTACAATGAGACGAAGCTTCGGAAGGAGCTGATCCGAGAG GTGGAGATGGGTCCCTTTAAACACACAGTAGATGATGGATTGGATGTTCGGAAAGCTGCCTTCGAATGCATGTACACCTTACTGGAGAGCTGCCTTGACCAGCTGGATATTTATGAGTACCTGAACCACGTGGAGGATGGCTTGAAAGACCACTATGACATTCGG ATGCTCACCTTCATCATCCTCACACGTCTGTCCAGTCTGTGCCCCAGTGCAGTACTCCAGCGCCTAGACCAGCTGATCGAGCCGCTACGTGCCACCTGTACCACTAAG